The following coding sequences are from one Neurospora crassa OR74A linkage group I, whole genome shotgun sequence window:
- a CDS encoding cgi-121: MALETLQIEHVPSDHHVYAALFRDVQNVDFLQAQLIGKNPEFEYAFIDASVIISRTHLFAAIFRALNTLTEGTLQTPNVHSDIVIGLSPTNNISESYRRYGLTPSKTRDVLVIKIVYPKLSSENSTITSEQQPTPESIWQHLTTHIQGTPVPLTNEELAKSTDWAKVRKYYKLNGVPGVERIDKADEEGRRKEMEGLVISGIALRGL; encoded by the exons ATGGCGCTCGAAACCCTCCAAATCGAACACGTCCCCTCGGACCACCATGTCTACGCCGCCCTCTTCCGCGACGTCCAAAACGTCGACTTCCTCCAAGCCCAGCTCATCGGCAAGAACCCCGAGTTCGAGTACGCCTTCATCGACGCTTCAGTCATCATCTCCCGCACACACCTGTTCGCCGCCATCTTCCGCGCGCTCAACACCTTGACTGAGGGAACCCTTCAGACGCCCAACGTCCATTCCGATATTGTCATTGGGCTAAGTCCGACCAACAAT atcTCCGAATCCTACCGCCGCTACGGTCTAACCCCCTCCAAAACGCGCGACGTCCTGGTCATCAAAATCGTCTACCCCAAACTCAGCTCCGAAAACTCGACAATCACCAGcgaacaacaaccaacaccaGAAAGCATATGGCAACACCTGACTACTCACATTCAAGGCACGCCCGTACCGCTTACAAACGAGGAACTCGCCAAGTCGACGGATTGGGCAAAAGTGCGCAAGTATTACAAGCTGAATGGCGTGCCGGGCGTCGAGAGGATAGACAAGGCggatgaggaggggaggcggaaggagatggaggggTTGGTTATTAGTGGGATTGCGCTGAGGGGGTTGTAG
- a CDS encoding proline oxidase, producing the protein MFPTSTSPASRQLVCNVGHARARTIASALGPAAASISRHHVSHSILMVGRINGVGRTYATRLIHSSTNRPKPTDHLTINNASSLPATGGSQSSEMPKTPGPSPLAVLPLTNVLRSWMTTTVSSSPFLLPPSLAVMSVLAHTTNPVLNPDRNPLLRAFLKKTFYAQFCAGENPAEVRQTIDSLKQIGFSGVILGYAREVVLTDSETKDLASCAAEGGAAAEECIRTEINPWAEGTMETVRLASPGDFVALKFTGAGRQALYSLSKQLPPSEALGSAIDGICNLAAERGVRLLFDAEQNALQPGIDDWTLDYMRRYNKSNAVVYGTYQAYLKSTPATLSKHLAIAASEGFTLGVKLVRGAYLGADPRYLICDTKADTDGQYDGIAEALLRKTWSGPLQPPVPQSGSAEKETTNFPDVGVVLATHNRESVLKGKALLDSGVAKLGYEQVAFAQLQGMADEVSCELVAGPHETPKEMEMAAEKESEKGSEKGSEMVNKPQVYKYLVWGSTGECMKYLLRRAYENRDAVQRTRSGREAMGREVRRRVKGLFGVSS; encoded by the coding sequence ATGTTCCCTACTTCAACATCACCGGCCAGCAGGCAGTTGGTTTGCAACGTAGGACATGCTCGGGCAAGAACCATTGCTTCGGCCCTTGGACCTGCCGCGGCTTCTATCTCACGTCATCATGTCTCACATTCAATTTTAATGGTCGGGCGTATCAACGGCGTCGGGAGAACATATGCCACCCGACTTATacactcctccaccaaccgACCTAAGCCTACCGACCACCTAACCATCAACAACGCATCATCATTACCAGCAACAGGCGGGTCTCAGTCCAGTGAGATGCCCAAGACACCGGGACCTTCGCCATTGGCAGTACTGCCACTAACAAACGTCCTCCGATCATGGATGACCACCACCgtttcctcctcgcccttcctCCTACCGCCTTCACTAGCTGTCATGTCCGTCCTAGCCCATACCACAAACCCAGTTCTTAACCCCGACCGAAACCCTCTCCTCCGCGCATTCCTCAAGAAGACCTTCTACGCCCAATTCTGCGCCGGTGAGAATCCGGCCGAGGTCCGCCAAACCATCGACTCCCTCAAGCAAATCGGTTTCAGTGGTGTCATCCTCGGCTACGCCCGTGAGGTGGTCCTTACTGATTCGGAGACCAAAGATCTCGCCTCCTGCGCGGCCGAGGGTGGCGCCGCTGCGGAGGAGTGCATTCGCACGGAAATCAACCCTTGGGCCGAAGGAACCATGGAGACCGTCCGCCTTGCCTCTCCCGGCGACTTCGTAGCTCTCAAATTCACCGGCGCCGGCCGCCAGGCCCTTTATAGTCTTTCCAAACAGCTCCCACCCTCCGAGGCTCTAGGTTCTGCCATCGACGGAATCTGCAACCTCGCCGCCGAGCGGGGCGTCCGCCTCCTCTTCGACGCCGAACAAAATGCTCTCCAGCCTGGTATCGACGACTGGACGCTCGACTACATGCGCCGCTACAACAAAAGCAACGCCGTAGTCTACGGCACTTACCAAGCCTACCTCAAATCCACACCTGCCACTCTCTCTAAGCACCTCGCCATCGCCGCGTCCGAAGGGTTCACCCTCGGCGTGAAACTCGTTCGCGGCGCTTACTTGGGCGCTGATCCCAGATATCTCATCTGCGACACCAAGGCCGACACGGATGGCCAGTACGATGGGATTGCCGAAGCCTTGCTCCGCAAGACCTGGTCTGGCCCCTTGCAACCTCCTGTCCCCCAGTCTGGATCTGCTGAAAAGGAGACGACCAACTTCCCCGACGTGGGCGTCGTTCTAGCCACGCACAACCGCGAATCGGTACTCAAGGGCAAGGCCCTTCTCGACAGCGGCGTGGCCAAGCTGGGCTATGAACAGGTGGCGTTCGCCCAGCTGCAGGGAATGGCGGACGAGGTTAGTTGTGAGCTTGTTGCTGGGCCGCACGAGACTCCCAAGGAAATGGAgatggcggcggagaagGAAAGTGAGAAGGGCAGTGAGAAGGGAAGTGAAATGGTCAATAAGCCGCAGGTGTACAAGTACCTGGTGTGGGGATCGACGGGGGAGTGCATGAAGTATTTGTTGCGGAGGGCTTATGAGAATCGGGATGCGGTGCAGAGGACGAGGAGTGGACGGGAGGCGATGGGAAGGGAGGTTAGGAGGAGAGTGAAGGGGCTATTTGGGGTTTCTTCTTAA